In Deefgea piscis, the DNA window GCAAAACCAATATTTTGGCCAATCCGAAAATTCGGGTTAAAAACCGCGATAAAGCCAAAATTCTCATTGGCGATCGCGTTCCGGTGGTCACTACCACGGTGTCCAATGGCACCAGTACCGAAAACGTCAATTATCAAGACGTGGGTTTAACACTGAATGTTGAGCCGGTACTCACCATTGATAATGAGATCAGCGTGAAAGTCACGCTCGAAGTGTCCAATATTGTTAAAACCATCCCGACCAAATCAGGCTTGTTGGTTTACCAAATTGGTACTCGCCGTGCCGAAACCAATATGAGTGCGCGTGATGGTGAAACCCAAGTCTTAGCGGGGCTGTTGTCGCGCCAAGAAGCCGAAACCGGCTCTGGCTTACCGTTCCTGAGTTCTTTACCAGTGCTGGATCGAATTTTTGGTACCAATAAAACCGAGAAAAGCAAAACCGAAATCATTTTGTTGATTACGCCACGAGTCGTGCGATCGTTGCCAATTCCATCGTCGTATATCACCAATTTTGAAAGCGGTACCGAAGGCAGTATCAGCACCGACCCATTACGCCTGCGTAATTCATCGACGGTGTTAATCAATAGCCAAGGTGGCTCGCCAGCGCCGTATATTCCACCGGCACCAGCGCCAGAACCACAAGCGCAGCCACAGCCGCAACCGCAGCAACAACCTGCGCCGGCAACGCCAACTGAAGCCACGCCGGCCGCAACACCTGTCCCACGGGGTGGCGGCATGGGTCGTCGATAAGATGCGGTTTGCTGCTGGATTTACGCTGATTGAATTGATGGTGACGTTAACCATTCTGGCCGTCTTAGCGACAGTGGCATTGCCATTGTCGCAAGTGGCAGCAACGCGCAATCGTGAAGACGATTTACGCCGAGCGCTCTGGCAAATTCGTAATGGCATCGATCAATACAAAGCGGCGGTCGATGCCGGGCGCGTGAATAAATCACTCGATGAATCGGGCTTTCCGCCCACGCTAGACACTTTGGTGGAAGGCGCGAAAGATTTAAAAGACCCAGCGGGGAAAAAAATCTATTTTTTACGCCGTTTACCGCGTGACCCATTTTGCGATTGCCCCAGTAAAAGCAATGCCCAAACTTGGGGACTACGCAGTTATGCCAGTCCACCCGAAGCGCCAGCTGAAGGCCGCGACGTGTATGATATCTACTCGATTTCAACGCAAACGGGTTTAAATGGAGTGCCATATCGTGAGTGGTAAGCAAAGCCGAGGCTTTACGCTGATTGAACTTTTGGTGGTGCTAGCGATTATGGCTAGCTTATTGACGCTGGTGGTGCCGCGCTATTTTCAGCAAACCGACCGCGCGCAAGAAACCGTGCTCAAGCACAATCTGGTCGCGGTGCGTGATGGGATTGATAAGTTTTTTGCCGATACTGGCCGCTACCCAAATAATCTGGACGAATTGGTCAGCCGTAAATATTTGCGCGAAGCGCCGCTCGATCCGATCACGAGTCGCCGTGATTCATGGATTATTGTGCCGCCTGAAACCGGTACTGGCGTCTACGATTTAAAAAGTGGTGCTCAAGGCACAGCCAAAGATGGCACCCAGTACAACACTTGGTAAGCGCGTGACGACGCTCCGCCAGCCGCATCGTGCACAGCAAGGATTTGCCTATGTCTGGGCCTTGATGTTGGTCTTGATTATGGGGATTTACCTCGCGCAAGTTGGTGAGGCGTGGCAAAACCGCATTCAGCGCAGTAAAGAAGAAGAACTGATGCGCGTTGGCAATGAAATTCGCCTCGCCATCAAGCAGTACAGCGAGCAAAACAGCGCCGCTGGCCTGCAATACCCCAAAACGCTGCAAGATTTAGTGCAAGACCCGCGAGTACCCTTCCCTCGACGCTATCTGCGTAAAGCGTATAAAGACCCCATTACTGGCGGCGATTGGCTGATGATTGGTGGTCCCGGTGGCAGCTTTATGGGCGTGCAAAGTCCATCATTGCAAAAACCACTCAAAAACGATCAATTTATCAATGAGAATGCCAATTTTAAAGACGCCAAGTCCTACCAAGACTGGCGCTTTGCCCACTGGCCGAATCAAGGTGGTGGCCGAAAATAACCCCTTCACGCCTCAAGCTAAAATCGACGCAAACGCGTCAGCTTGACACTACATCAACAGCGGCAAATGACTATATCCCCAGCTCGGTTCGACTTTGATTTGGCGATGATATTTTAAATTTCACGCGTTAAAACAGATCGACTGCGGCCCCTTCCCCCTTGATGGGGGAAGGCTGGGATGGGGGTGTTGAGCTTAAAACGCACTTCGTTGTATCACCTTCACCCTAACCTTCTCCCATCAAGGGAGAGGGAATGCCGAGAAGCTCTAAGCACAATCAACACCTAACCTGAATATCGCCCAACACCAATGTGTATTGACCGCCAGCCATTAAGCTAAATAGCCTAGCGGCCAATACCCTATTAGGCGTAATAACGTTGCGAAAATTCCAACATCCGCTCAATTGGTAAGCGCGCTGCTGCCATATCGCTGGCAGAGAGATAATCAATCTCGGTACCCTGCCCCGCTTGAGCACGTTTCACCGCCTCAATCGTGTTCATTTTCATATACGGGCAAGAATTACACTGGCAACCGGCGTAAATCGGCGCTTGCTCGATATTCAGATCGGGACGCGCTAAGCGCATATTGTACAAAATGC includes these proteins:
- a CDS encoding type II secretion system protein, whose translation is MSGKQSRGFTLIELLVVLAIMASLLTLVVPRYFQQTDRAQETVLKHNLVAVRDGIDKFFADTGRYPNNLDELVSRKYLREAPLDPITSRRDSWIIVPPETGTGVYDLKSGAQGTAKDGTQYNTW
- a CDS encoding type II secretion system protein; amino-acid sequence: MRFAAGFTLIELMVTLTILAVLATVALPLSQVAATRNREDDLRRALWQIRNGIDQYKAAVDAGRVNKSLDESGFPPTLDTLVEGAKDLKDPAGKKIYFLRRLPRDPFCDCPSKSNAQTWGLRSYASPPEAPAEGRDVYDIYSISTQTGLNGVPYREW
- a CDS encoding type II secretion system protein, yielding MTTLRQPHRAQQGFAYVWALMLVLIMGIYLAQVGEAWQNRIQRSKEEELMRVGNEIRLAIKQYSEQNSAAGLQYPKTLQDLVQDPRVPFPRRYLRKAYKDPITGGDWLMIGGPGGSFMGVQSPSLQKPLKNDQFINENANFKDAKSYQDWRFAHWPNQGGGRK